The Rhizobium sp. 9140 sequence TGCCGTCCGGGTTGAGCATGATCTCGACGACCCCAGGGTCGTCGAGGGCAATACATAGACGATCGCCCAGTGCTTCTTGAAGCTTGCGCACAAGGCGGGAATGCGACTGAAGCATTGCAGCTTTCTCCTCGCTGATTGATTTGCGGGAGAAAAAAGCGGGACGGCACCAAGCTGTCCACGTACAAATTTGTACCTCGCGATTCTCTGTCGTTTCCTGCACGGTGGCGCAAGTTGGAGAGACGGCCTGTCGGCGTCTTGGATATTTCCGAACAGATTGTGAGGGAAAGAAATTTTGGGCGGGAATTTATACTAGGCTAAAACTCTGGAAACGTTGAAAAAAAGGCGCGAACAGTTTGTTGCATCAAAGTGCGTTAAGGTTTTGTTAACCCTATTTCTCTTGCGGACAGACGGGAATCATGCGCTATCTTCAGACGGCAATAGCGCGTCTGACGCTGATAAACCGTCTTGAACCTGAGGCTAAAGTGAACGTGATCGACAGGCACATCAGTAGGGCAGCAACGTCCGCACATATTACGCAGCGCGCGGAAGCTCTATCCGCGAGACTCCGTGCGGTCGGTGAACGCGCCTTTCCCCCGACCGCGCAGAAGTCGCTTCGGTCGTTCACCTCTGGGGAGGTAGCCGAGATCGTTGGTGTTTCGGATGGCTACCTGCGCCAACTCTCCCTAGATGGCCTCGGCCCGGCACCTGATATCGGGACCGGTGGCCGACGCTCCTATACACTTGAACAAATCAATGGCTTGCGGCAGTACCTCGCCGAGGCACGCCCTAAGGAAGCGGCGCGTTTCTGGCCCCGTCGCCGGGAGGGTGAAAAACTTCAAATCATCACAGTCGCCAACTTTAAGGGTGGCTCGGCCAAGACCACGACATCTCTATATCTCGCGCAGGGTCTGGCGCTCCAGGGTTATCGAGCCCTTGCCATAGATCTTGATCCCCAGGCCTCGCTCTCCGCGATGTTTGGTTATCAGCCGGAATTCGATGTTGCGGAGAATACCACGATATACGGCGCCATCCGGTATGATGACCAGCGTGTGGCGATGAAAGATGTGATCCGCAAGACCTACTTCACGGGCATCAGCATCGTTCCCGGCAATCTGGAGCTGATGGAGTTTGAGCATCAGACCCCGCGATTTATGCTCCAAAACCGAGGACGGCCAGAAGATTTGTTTTTCAGGCGTGTTGCAAGCGCCATTGATCAGGTCAAAGACGAGTACGACATTGTCGTTGTTGACTGCCCTCCTCAGCTTGGCTTCCTCACCATGGGTGCTCTGAATGCAGCGACAGGAATGATTGTCACCGTCCACCCACAAATGGTGGACGTAGCTTCCATGAGCCAATTTCTCCTAATGACCTCCGATCTTGTCTCCGTAATCGAAGAGGCGGGAGGTAAGCTCGACTATGATTTTCTGAGGTTCCTTGTGACCCGCCATGATCCCCGAGATGTACCTGAACAGGAAATCGTCGGTTTACTTCGGGATGTATTCGGTACCGATGTGATGGCTGCGGCAGCATGGAAATCGACCGCAATTGCTAATGCCGGTTTGACCAAGCAATCTCTTTACGAGTTGTCGCGTGGTGCGGTCGGTCGATCGACCTATGATCGAGCGATGGAATCCATTAGTGCAGTGAATCACGAAGCTGTCGGCCTAATCAATGAAGTGTGGGGTAGATGATGGTGCTCCACTCTCAAAAGAATCAATCGCTTAACTTGTTGTCAGCTGACGACGTGATGTCGTCGGTGCTAGTAGTTAAACGTTCTGATTGGGGAAATGATAGATGAGCAAACGAACTCAGTCAGTCCGCAATCTCTTTGCCGCAGGGCCTGATGAGGCGCCGACCGCTGACACACGTCAACCAATGCAGCGCGTAGCGTCAGGAGCGGTTCGGTCGTTGAAGGACACTTTTTCGGAAGTTGAGAGGGACTACGAAGAACTCAAGCAAAAAGTTGCTGACGGCGCTCTTCCGATTGACCTCGATCCGTCTCTTATCGACCCATCCCCTTTCGCCGATCGTTTTGCGGATCAGGATGCTTCGGCTGTCGAAGCTCTCAAAGCCTCTTTCCTTGAGCACGGGCAAGAAATACCAATTCTAGTACGGGCTCATCCCACTGAGATTGGCCGTTATCAGATTTCTTATGGCCATCGTCGCGTACGAGCTGCCACTGAGCTTGGTCTTAAGGTCAAGGCTTACGTGCGCGAACTTAGTGACGATCGCCTTGTTGTCGCACAAGGCATTGAAAATTCAGCCCGTGAAGATCTTACCTTTATAGAGCGTTCAATGTTCGCGCTGAAACTCGAGGAAGGCGGGTTTGAGCGGACCCTCATTCAAACCGCTTTGTCGGTTGATCGGCAGGAAGCATCCAAGCTCATCAACGTAGGCCGCGCTGTTCCAGGTTGGCTGGCCGAAGCGATCGGCCGGGCTCCGAAGATAGGTCGGCCGCGGTGGCAAGAGCTTGCTGACGGTCTGAAAAATGTACGAGCGGAAAGCAAAGCGCGTAAGGCTACAACTGACAAGTCGTTTGGTCACAAGACTTCGGATGATCGCTTTATCGCGGTTCTTCGCGCGATAAAGGCGATCGATAGACCGAGCGCGGAAAAGACGCCGGTACTTTCCGCAAAGTCTGCCGAGGGTACTCAGATCGCTACCCTCGCGGTCTCCGGCAGGGTTTGTAAAATTGAGATTGATAGAGATCGGGACGAGGCGTTTGCCAAGTTCGTGATGGATCGAATTCCTGATCTTTACGAGAACTTCCGGCAGACCGAGCCCGGATCCGAAGGTTAGAAAAGGAAGAAACCGCAAAAGAAAAAGGCCCCCAAACGTTGCCGTCGTGGAAGCCTCTCTCATTGGTCTAAGCAGCCTGAGAATCGCATTTCCATGAATCCCAGTCAATAGTCTTTGGCACCGATTTGGTGAGCTGATTCCCTTTGCCGATCGAAAGGTGAAAGAAAAATGCAAAGTGGAAGTGTAACGACGCCATTCGGGCGGCGGCCGATGACGCTTGCCTTGGTCAGGGCCCAATTCCAGACAGCGGACATTCGCAAGGGAAAAGTTGCGGACAAGTGGAAAGTATACCGTGACGCCTGCGAAGCGCGCGCGCTACTTGGCCTGCGCGATAGGGCGCTTGCTGTGCTCAACGCTCTCCTGTCGTTTTATCCAGAGACGGACCTCAGCGAAGATGCGAACCTTGTGGTCTTTCCGTCTAATGCTCAACTGAGCGCACGAGCGAACGGCATCGCGGGCACGACACTGAGAGAGAACTTGGCTGTATTGGTGGGTGCCGGGCTGATAAATCGTAACGACAGCCCCAATGGTAAACGCTACGTGAGACGTGGCAAGGACGGCGAGGTGGAGACAGCATATGGGTTCAGTCTTGCCCCCTTGCTTGCGAGGGCGGAAGAACTCGCTCTCATGGCGCAGCGGGTGGCCGATGAGGCACGACGCTTCAAGGTAGTTAAGGAGCGGACGACTATCGCGCGCAGGGACGTGCGTAAGCTTATCGCGGCTGCTGTTGAAGATGGTGCGCCTGGCGACTGGGCGACGATGGAGACAATCTACATCGGGGCCGTAGCAAGGCTTAGGACCGCCAAGTCGATTGAGGCCGTTGAATCCATCCTGGACGAACTAGTACTCTTGCGCGAAGACGTGCTCAGCATATTGGAAAGCAACATCTTTTCACAAAAAACCGCTACCAATGACAACGGAATCCGTCAGCACATACAGAATTCAAATACCGAATCTATAAATGAATTTGAACCTAGCTCCGAAAAAGAGCGGGGCGAGAGACCGATGTTAAAATCAGACCGACTGGCCGAGCCGCTAAAGAGTTTCCCTATTGGTTTGGTGATGCGAGCATGCCCTGAAATTGCGGCCTATGCGCCTGGAGGCCAGGTCCAGAGTTGGAGGGACTTGATGTCCGCCGCAGTCGTGGTTCGGTCGACCTTGGGAGTAAGCGCTTCAGCTTATCAGGATGCTTGCGAGGCAATGGGCGCCGAGAATGCGGCCGTCGCGATGGCAGCGATACTTGAGCGAGCTGGGCACATCAATTCCGCTGGTGGCTATCTCCGCGATCTCACCTCCAGAACGCGCCGCGGTGAATTTTCGCTCGGCCCGATGATAATGGCGCTTTTGAAAGCGAACTCTGGCGGGGCTATAAGTGCATGATGTCCCCGATATCAGGAGCTTTAGGAAGCCGTCGATTGTAGTCAGCTGACAACAAACTAACCCCCTGTTGCAGCTAAGGTTTCTTAATCACCTGCGAGGTCCAGATCAGGACTCAAAACAGAAGTTTGCAACTGAAATAGACGAACGTATTCCGAAATCAGTACTAGTGGTCCTCCTTTCCGCCGCGCGGTAGAGTAGTTAGAAGCTTCAGCCTTGCTTTGGGAAACAGCGCGGCGAGTTGCGGCTTGAGCATGACGTTCGTTTACCAGCTCGTTTTCCTAACGCCACGGAAATACAGCTTCAGTGAACATGCTGCCATCACCGTACGGAGGACGACGGTGCCCTCATAATAATCGCGTAGCCCGGCCGCTCCGACGCGTTGCGTTGTTGTAGTAGCTTGACGCCTGCTGTACCGATCGGTGGCGCGACTGCTCCATCGCCTCCGGCAAAGGAACGCCTCGGTTTGCGGCTTCGGTCAAATAGCCCGACCGTAACCCGTACGCGGAAAACTCCCCCGCCTCCAGCCCGGCCATCGTCGCCCGCTGTTTGACAATATCGTTGATCGCCTTCGGATCGAGCGCCCGACGGGAAACATTCCCCCAGCGATCAATCGCCGGAAACACACTGCCACTTTCAATCTTGGCGGCAACAAGCCAAGCGTTCAGGGCATCAACCGGCCGGCCGGTCAGGTAGACAACCTCATCGCTGTCGCCGCTGCTGGTCTTTGTGCGGCCTAGATGGATTGACAGCGAGAGCAGGGGAGCCCCGCCCTCAACCGCGATCGGCGGCTCAGCCGTCAACTGTTCTCTGCGCAGCCCGGCAATCTCGCTGCGACGGCGCCCACCCGACGCAAAGCCAACCATCAGGATGGCCCGATCACGGAGGTCACGAAGGCTTTCGCCGGCACAAGTGGCCAGCATTTTTGCCATGATGTCGCCGGTGACCGACTTGGCGCTCTTGCGGCGGCGTTGGCGTGGCACGGCACGAACGGCGAGCCGGATCGCGGACTTGAGGGCAGGTGAGGCGAAAGCGCCGTCGAGACCGCGCCACTTAGTCAGTGTCGACCAGTGGGCCAGACGCCGGCGCACGGTATCGGGCGCGTGCGGCCCGGTTGATCGGAGAAAGCCGACATCTCGAAGGGCCTGGTCAACCTCAGCCGGCATGCCATGGTCCGGATCGGTTTCGCGCCTCGCTGGGTCCCAGAGGTGATGGGCGACAAACTTGAGGAGCAGCGCCTCGGGCGCCGGCCAGGGAAGGGCGCCGCCAGTCGCGGCATGCGACCAGGCTTCGAGATAACCGAGATCGGAGGTCAATGCCCGCAGCGTATTCTCACCCATACCTTCGTTGATCAGATGACGCAGGGTCTCCACGTCCTGGTCGGTCAGGATTTCGGCAAGCTTGTCACGTCGGTCGATCGGCAGCACCGACGCGATGGTGTCGAGCTGTTCGGCGCGGTTTAAAACATTCTGGGTGACAGACGATACCCACAAGGTCTTTTTCGTCATGGGACATGTCCAATGCTAAACGTGCGTTTGCAAAACTTACGGAAAGCACGTATATTCCGGAACAAAGGAGTTCTGCCATGACCTCGACCGTGACAGCAGCAGCCGTTTCCAAGAATTTTGGCGCCTATCAGGATGCCGCAGTCCGCGAGCCGGTGATTATCACCAAGAACGGCCGGCCGCGCACGGTTCTGATCGCCTATGAGGACTATCTGCGTCTGGCCAAACGCGACCGTCGCGTGGATCTCACCACGGCGATGAGTGACGATGAACTTGCCGTCATTGAAGCGTCGCAGATGGAGCCGGGTCTCGATCAGCTCAACGCCGAACTGCTGACGGGCAAACATGCTGCCGACTGAACCAGAAGTCGGTTGGGTCTTTCGTTATTCCTATCTCTGGCATTGGCAGCATCTCGAAGGCCGGGAGGAGGGCGACAAGGACCGTCCGGCGCTGGTGTTGGCGATTGTCGCGGCCCTGGACGATGGCACGCCCGCAGTCCGTGTCCTGCCGACAACGCACTCGCCGCCCTCTGATCCGAGTGAAGCGATCGAAATCCCGCCGGCGACAAAACGGCGTCTTGGACTGGACGACGAACGATCCTGGATTATCCTGACGGAAAGCAACCGGTTTGTCTGGTTGGGACCGGATGTCCGGCCCGTTGACAGCGAAACAGGCTACCTTGGCCCTTTGCCACCGGCATTGTTCAACGGGATCAAGCGCCGCTTTGTCGAACTGGCGCGCGGCAAGCGTCATCGCGCCACGGCCCGCAGCGAGTAGCGGATTAGCTGCGGTCGCGCACCTTGGCTGGCCGCGTCTTTGATCCGCAATATCGAGCAAAATGGGTCCTTTGTGACCGTCCTTGCGCCCAATTTTACTTGTCGATTGGCCCGATTGAGCGGAATACATTTCGTTGTAATAATATCTCTTTTGATCGTCGAAGTTCACCGGAATCTTCCCGGTCGGCAGGAATGCCAATACCGACCATTGCGGCCTTCGCTAAAATTTTACGAAAAATTTAGGTTAATTGACGGTTTCCATATTGGGCCGTTCCATTGCAACCGCAGATCAGTAAGTTAGGTGGCATCAGCCTTTGCCATGAAACTTCTGGAGCGTTGCGCATGACCATGCTTGCCACAAGTAACAATTCGCATGCGGATGGCCTTCCGTGGCACTCGCAGGCGAGCGCCGTGGCAACTGGTACACGGATGGTTGGCCCCGACATTCTGCGCTCACTGGCGATCTTGCTGGTGATGCTCGTCCACTTGCCGCTGAACGCCACCCCCGGCGTATTGGTGACTGTCCGCGAGTATGGTTGGCTCGGCGTTGATATCTTCTTTGTGCTCAGCGGCTACCTGATCGGCACGCAACTGTTCAAGGAAGTTACGCGCACGGGAGCAGTTGATTTCAAATCGTTTTATCTCCGCCGTGCGTTCCGCATCTTCCCGGCCTTCTTCGTGGTCCTTGGCATTTACGCCTTAGTTCCAGTCCTTCGCGACAATCCGGCGATGCAGCCTCTCTGGAAATTCGCGACCTTCACGGTCAATCTCGGGTTCGATCCGAGGGAGGGCAACGCTTTTTCTCAGGCATGGACACTTGCCGTCGAAGAGCAGTTCTATCTCGTCCTGCCTTTGCTGGTTCTCCTCCTATATAAGCGCATTGGAACGGGATGGGTGCTTGCCCTCGCAGGACTGCTGATGCTCGTTGGTGTGGTGCTGCGTTACGCGATCTGGGATATCCAGGTTGGCACCCTTGTCGCAGAAGGCCAGTTCCGCCCCGCCTTTGCAACATACCTCCGAGATGTCTACTACCCAACATATACCCGTCTCGATGGCCTGCTGTTCGGCGTGGTGCTTGCGAGCGCCCGCTTCTTTAAGCCAGAACTTTACAGGCAGTATCTGTCGCCGAAGGTCACGATACCCTCAGGTCTGATCTTTGTGATCTTAGCGCTCATCTGCTTTAGTGATCGGGGACCTCTTGCAGGACAAGGCATATTTCCGGTGTTTCAGGCGCCACTCGGCGCGGTCGCGGGCTTTCCGCTGATCTCGATCGGCATTGCACTTCTGTTCTGCGCCATGCTCGATCTTGAGCACATTCTAAGCCGCTGGCCCGTTCCAGGTGCAGCTCTCGTAGCGACTCTCTCCTACAGCCTTTACCTGACGCACAAGTCCGTCTTTCACGTCACGCGCCTGGTTGTCGGAGAGGAGAATCTGCAAGGCAGCTTTGGCTTTGTTGTCTACCTGATCGCAAGCTTTGTTGTCGCAGTCGTTCTCTGGTTTTTCGTAGAGCGAACATTCCTGCATCTTCGGGATAAAATGCTGTCGTCGTCGCAATAAACCTCGTGCTTACTTGATCGCGAAACTCTAAATGCAGCCCCACCAGACTCGAAATGCGACGGCGGACGGGCATCCTGACGTAAGTCGCATGAAGCGCGTGCTGGCGGTCATCTGCGGCGGAAATGCCCGAAAATAAGGAGATCAGAGGAGGGGAAGAGCACGAAGGCCTGTATGAGGGAAAAGGCTATGGAGGAATCTATGCTCATCGGCAGGGGAGGGCTTGCTACGGATGGCTCGCATTACAGCGACGCTTCCGCTGAACCTCGCCGAAATCTGCCCGAAAGGTCGGAAAACCAAGCGTTTCCGGTCATCCAGGCCGACTGACACGCTGATTTGCGGGGAGAAATCAATCACCTCCGATAAGCATTACTTATCGGAGGTGAGCCACCGCGGGCACATTAATGAGAAGTACGGAACCGTATTGGCCCTATAGCTTTCGCTTAACGAATCATTTACCATAGATTCAATGCCTTACGATCTTGCCAAATTATCCATCCAGAGCCTGCTGCGGCCGATCTCCGAGGCCGCCGTCTGTGGTTTTTAGCTCCCGATTTCAATTGAAACGCTAAGCGAGAATTCCGACATCAAAATCTCCCCTTACAATTTCACGCGGAGGAGGGGAGGGGGCCAGCTAAAGCCCTGAAGCCTTGGTCAAATTCACGCGGAACCGATCACGTCGTCTCTGATATCTGCGGGTCATCTCCGCGGAAGCATGGCCAAGCTGTTTTTGGACGTAGCGTTCGTCGACCTCGGCCGAGGAGGCAAGGCCAGCGCGAAGGGAATGACCGGAGAACTTGAAGGCGCGCTCGATCTCGCTGAGATCGCCGCGAACGCCTGCGGCCATTGCGGCCCGCTTCACAAGCCGCGCCACCTCTTTGTCGTTCAGACGCTCCGAGCCAACAGCCTTCCCTTGCCCCGTGACGCGGCGAAAGAGGGGGCCATGGGCCAGCTTGGCGAACTTGATCCAGGTCTCGATCGCGGCGACTGGACACGTCGCATCAGACGAGCCACGACCCACCTCGACCTCTCGCCACCCAGTCTTGCCGCGCAGGGTGACAAGCATGCCCTTGTCGAGGATCTCAATCCAGCCTCGGCCGTCCTCAGTCTGATCTGCCTTTAGATCGAGGCCGACAATTTCGGAACGACGGAGGCCGCCGGCAAAACCGATGAGCAACATGGCACGATCGCGCAGGCCGCGCAGCGAACCGCGGTCGAGCGTCTCGACCATGGCGATGATATCTTCGGCCATGACCGCCTCCTTCTGCACCGGCGGCCTGGCATGGCTGTTGCGGATCCCGGCCATAACGGTGGCGATGTGCCTGTCTTTACGATCAAGCGAGAGCGCGCGCTGGGCATAATTCCAGGATAGCGAGGAGAGTCGTCGTTCGATGGTTGAGACGGAGTTGGCCTTGGCGCCCCGTTCAGCTGTGCCGGAAGCGCAGGCGGTGATGTAGAGCCCGACGGTTTGCGGGTGTGGCGGGAGCGGAGCCAGATTGGACCGCCGACACCAAGCGGCAAAATGCTTCCAGTCCGAAGCGTAAGCCTTGCGGGTATTGGCGGAGCTGGCGGCTTCGACATAACCCCGGGCGCGATCAGCAAGGCTTGCGAGATGGGCGGGCGTCTGGTCCTGAACGGCGAGAGAGGGGAGGGGGCTGTCGCCCGACACCTCCGGCGCGGAAACATCACCGCCGGAGGCTGTGCTGAGAGACGGCGCTGAGGTCTCCTCGACGTGAATTTCGCTGTTCTGCTCGATGATTTGGGCCATTTCTCTATAATGAGCATTATGTCCGATAATGCAAGATTATCGGACGTTTTTATGTGACGACGGGCACGGCGGTTTATATAGTTCTGTGTTGTCAAAAGCGCCGTTTGAAGTTAGCGTGTGACATGGCTTCACGACCCCGTACCTTACCCGATTTGCCACCGACCTTCCCACCCGTGCCGGACTGGGCGCGCGCCGCCGGCGCCCGCCAAGCCGCCGGAGACGCCGAGCTTTTCGCCGGTGCTGCGCTTGGCAGCATTCACCAGATCGCCCGTGGCCACCATCCCCTGGGCCAGCTTTGGCGCCAGCGTCTGGCGCTTCAATCGGCGGAAGCGGTCGTCCGCCTGCAGGGCCGCACGGAAGATGCGGCGGCGCTGCGCGATCATCTCTACCTGACCCGGCCCGGCGACGATCCCGGTCCCGCCGGCCGGATCCTGCAGGCCTGGCGGGCGCTGGGACGGGGATCGTCACTTGGGCCAGTATCACTCAACGCCGAATGGCTGGTGATCTTCGCCGATCTGTTGTCGCTCACTATCGACGCACCGGCGCAGGAGGCCATCGACAATGCCCTGGCGGCGAGCGTCGGAACCAGGAACCCGATCGAGGCGGCGAGCGCGACGGTCGCAACCAGCCTGACTCTGCGTCCTGACAGCCGCCCGCTGGCGCTCTGGCTCGCCGATGCGGTACTTGCCCGGCGTCTGAACTGGCCAGTTCCCGTGCCGCTGCTGGCCGCGCATCTGAAGCGGGATGACTTGCGTTTCGCCGGCGGTCCGCGTGCCGATCCGCAACGGTGGCAGACCGCCTGTGCCTTTGCCTACGGGCGAGGGGCGACAGCGGCTTTCGATCTCTACGCTGATCTGGCACGGCGCGCGCACCGACTGCTGGCCCTGGCACCGCAATTGCGCAGCAAGGATGCCGACGCCATGGTGGCGATCCTGATCAGCGAAGATGCACAGGCAGCTCAGACCGGCCGGACAGTAAGCGACCGCTCGAGCCGGCGCCTGTTCGAGCGGCTGGTTGCACTCGGAGGCGTGCGCGAACTGACGGGACGTCCGACGTTCCGGCTTTATGGATTGTAACCCACACCACCTTGGATAAGGGAGGGAACTGCGATGAAGAAACTGTCAACGGCGGAGTAAAATCCTGCCACGCGGCGGCGCAAAAGTCGGCCACTTGTGGCGCGCGCATGAGACCGCCGGGAGGGCTTAGGCCCGAGCGGGGGTCTCATGCGCGCGTTGCGATTTTCGAAGGGCGTCAGCCGGCCTTTCGGGCGCGGCTTTGGGCGAGACGATAGCTGTCGCCGTTCATCTCGAGGATGCTGACGTGATGGGTGATGCGGTCGAGCAAAGCGCCGGTCAGGCGCTCGGACCCCAAGGTTTCCGTCCATTCGTCAAAAGGAAGGTTGCTGGTGATCAGGGTCGCGCCTCGCTCGTATCGTTGCGAGATCAGCTCGAACAGCAATTCCGCGCCGGTCTTTGACAGCGGCACGAAGCCCAGTTCATCGATGATCAACAGCTGGTAGGCGGCCATCTGCTTCTGGAACCGGATGAGACGCCGCTCGTCGCGCGCCTCCATCATCTCGCTGACCAGTGCGGCCGCTGTCGTGAACCCAACGGACAGGCCCTTCTGGCAGGCGGCCAGGCCGAGGCCGAGCGCCACATGGGTCTTGCCCGTGCCGCTGGGGCCGAGAGCGATAACGTTCTCCCTGCGCTCGATCCATTCGCAGCGCGCCAGTTCCAGCACCTGCATCCTGTTCAGCTTTGGGATGGCGGCGAAGTCGAAACTGTCGAGGCTTTTGACGACCGGGAACCTGGCCGCCTTGATGCGACGCTCGACCTTGCGACGGTCCCGTTCGATCATCTCCCGCTCGGCAAGCCGGGTGAGGTATCCGACATGATCGACGCCTTCGGTGGCGCACAGCCGGGCCAGCTTCTGGTACTCGCGCTGGAAACTCGGCAGCTTCAGGGTTTTGAGATAATGGGTGAGAAGGATCTCGGGTGCTTGGGTGTTCATGCGACTTCTCCCGCATCCGACGACAGGAGACGCATATACGCCTTCGCCGATGTCGTCTCGACCGTCGCCCTCGGCAAATACGGGTAGATGGACAGGTCCAGTCTGGGCGGCCGGCGTTCCACCCGGCACAGGATCAGATGCTTGACGGCGTCAAAGCCAATGGCGCCAAGCTGGATCGCCTGCTTCACCGCCGCATGCAGATCGGCGAGTTCGAAGCTCTCCAGCAGGCGGAGGACCTGCACGTACTCACGCCGGCCGTGTTTGGCCATGCGGCCTTCCATCAACCGGCGCAGCGTAGCGAACTCTTGCGGCAAGTCCCAGCCCTGGAGGGGCGCTGCCTGATCCAGCGAATTGATCTTCTGCTCGATCAGCGGCAGGTAATGGACAGGATCGAAGACGACGTCTTCCCGTTCCCAGCACCGAGGATGGCGGGCGATGATCTCGCCACGGCCACCAATGACCACTTCGTTGACATAGCCGCGCACCCACACATCCTGATGGCCATAGGCGACCGGGACGGAATAGTCGTTGGTCTTGTAGCGCACCAGCGACTGCGCCGTCACCTTGGCACTTGCCTGGTCGCAGGCATCAAATGGCGAGGCTGGCAAGGCGCGCATGGCAGCCAGATCGCGCCGCAAGCGCTCGCCGATCGTCTCGCTCTCGCCGCGCAGCCTGTCGCGCTGGCGCTTCCGGCACTGCTCCTCCAGAAAGGTGTTGAACGCCTCCCATGTCGCAAACTGCGGGATCGGTACCATGAAGTTGCGCCGGGCATAGCCGACGAGACCCTCGACGTTCCCCTTGTCGTTGCCCTTGCCGGGACGGCCATAGCGATCCCGGATAAGGTAGTGGGACAGGAAGCCGCTGAACAACGTCGCGCGCTTGCGGGTGCCGTCAGGCAAAATCTTCGCCACCAGGCAACGGTCGTTGTCGTAGACGATCGATTGCGGCACGGCGCCGAAGAAAGCGAACGCATGGACATGGCCATCGACCCAGGCCTCGGCCACTGCCGCCGGATAGGCCCGCACGTAGCAGCCGTCGCTGTGCGGAAGGTCGAGCACGAAGAAATGCGCCTTCTGCTCGACACCGCCGATGACCACCATCGCCTCACCGAAATCGGCCTGCGCATGGCCGGGCGGATGCGACAGCGGCACGAACACTTCCTGGCGGCGCTGATCCCGCTCGCGCATGTAATCCTTGATGATCGTATAGCCGCCAGTGAACCCGCATTCGTCTCGAAGCCGGTCAAACACCCGCTTGGCCGTATGGCGCTGCTTGCGCGGCACTTGTCTGTCTTCGTCCAGCCAGTGATCGATCGTCGAGACAAACGCATCCAGCTTGGGCCGCCGGATCGGTGATTGTCGCTGATAGCCAGGTGGCGTCGAATAGGACAGCATCTTGGAAACGCTGTCGCGCGATATGTTGAAATGCTTTGCAGCCTGACGCCGGCTCATGCCTTCCGAGCAAGCCAGTCGAACCTTCAGATATAATTCCACGGTATAGATCCCCAGGCCCTCCTGCGCTCATTGCAGAAGAGAAATAGGTGGCCGACTTTTACGCCGCCCGAAGCGGGACAATCCCGCCGCTACCGTGGTCTAATTTTGCACCGCCGCTCTCAGCTTTTCGGAAGTCTTCGATCGCGAGCGCATCGGGATCTTCTTTGATCATTCGGTTATCGCCCCTGACAAACATATCGCGGCACGTTTGCGCGAAGCCGAACGTCTGGCCGAGCGCTTGGGCGTTCGGGTGTTCCGCGCTGGTGAAGGCATCAGTCATGTCGTCGCGCTAGAAGAGGGCTGGTACGAGCCTGGCACCATCGTCGTCGGTTCGGATTCTCACACCTGTACAGGTGGCGCAACGCAGTGCTTAGCATTGGGGATGGGGGCATCAGACTGCACAGC is a genomic window containing:
- a CDS encoding acyltransferase family protein; the protein is MTMLATSNNSHADGLPWHSQASAVATGTRMVGPDILRSLAILLVMLVHLPLNATPGVLVTVREYGWLGVDIFFVLSGYLIGTQLFKEVTRTGAVDFKSFYLRRAFRIFPAFFVVLGIYALVPVLRDNPAMQPLWKFATFTVNLGFDPREGNAFSQAWTLAVEEQFYLVLPLLVLLLYKRIGTGWVLALAGLLMLVGVVLRYAIWDIQVGTLVAEGQFRPAFATYLRDVYYPTYTRLDGLLFGVVLASARFFKPELYRQYLSPKVTIPSGLIFVILALICFSDRGPLAGQGIFPVFQAPLGAVAGFPLISIGIALLFCAMLDLEHILSRWPVPGAALVATLSYSLYLTHKSVFHVTRLVVGEENLQGSFGFVVYLIASFVVAVVLWFFVERTFLHLRDKMLSSSQ
- a CDS encoding DUF1403 family protein, whose protein sequence is MASRPRTLPDLPPTFPPVPDWARAAGARQAAGDAELFAGAALGSIHQIARGHHPLGQLWRQRLALQSAEAVVRLQGRTEDAAALRDHLYLTRPGDDPGPAGRILQAWRALGRGSSLGPVSLNAEWLVIFADLLSLTIDAPAQEAIDNALAASVGTRNPIEAASATVATSLTLRPDSRPLALWLADAVLARRLNWPVPVPLLAAHLKRDDLRFAGGPRADPQRWQTACAFAYGRGATAAFDLYADLARRAHRLLALAPQLRSKDADAMVAILISEDAQAAQTGRTVSDRSSRRLFERLVALGGVRELTGRPTFRLYGL
- a CDS encoding site-specific integrase — protein: MAQIIEQNSEIHVEETSAPSLSTASGGDVSAPEVSGDSPLPSLAVQDQTPAHLASLADRARGYVEAASSANTRKAYASDWKHFAAWCRRSNLAPLPPHPQTVGLYITACASGTAERGAKANSVSTIERRLSSLSWNYAQRALSLDRKDRHIATVMAGIRNSHARPPVQKEAVMAEDIIAMVETLDRGSLRGLRDRAMLLIGFAGGLRRSEIVGLDLKADQTEDGRGWIEILDKGMLVTLRGKTGWREVEVGRGSSDATCPVAAIETWIKFAKLAHGPLFRRVTGQGKAVGSERLNDKEVARLVKRAAMAAGVRGDLSEIERAFKFSGHSLRAGLASSAEVDERYVQKQLGHASAEMTRRYQRRRDRFRVNLTKASGL
- the istA gene encoding IS21 family transposase; this encodes MELYLKVRLACSEGMSRRQAAKHFNISRDSVSKMLSYSTPPGYQRQSPIRRPKLDAFVSTIDHWLDEDRQVPRKQRHTAKRVFDRLRDECGFTGGYTIIKDYMRERDQRRQEVFVPLSHPPGHAQADFGEAMVVIGGVEQKAHFFVLDLPHSDGCYVRAYPAAVAEAWVDGHVHAFAFFGAVPQSIVYDNDRCLVAKILPDGTRKRATLFSGFLSHYLIRDRYGRPGKGNDKGNVEGLVGYARRNFMVPIPQFATWEAFNTFLEEQCRKRQRDRLRGESETIGERLRRDLAAMRALPASPFDACDQASAKVTAQSLVRYKTNDYSVPVAYGHQDVWVRGYVNEVVIGGRGEIIARHPRCWEREDVVFDPVHYLPLIEQKINSLDQAAPLQGWDLPQEFATLRRLMEGRMAKHGRREYVQVLRLLESFELADLHAAVKQAIQLGAIGFDAVKHLILCRVERRPPRLDLSIYPYLPRATVETTSAKAYMRLLSSDAGEVA
- the istB gene encoding IS21-like element helper ATPase IstB produces the protein MNTQAPEILLTHYLKTLKLPSFQREYQKLARLCATEGVDHVGYLTRLAEREMIERDRRKVERRIKAARFPVVKSLDSFDFAAIPKLNRMQVLELARCEWIERRENVIALGPSGTGKTHVALGLGLAACQKGLSVGFTTAAALVSEMMEARDERRLIRFQKQMAAYQLLIIDELGFVPLSKTGAELLFELISQRYERGATLITSNLPFDEWTETLGSERLTGALLDRITHHVSILEMNGDSYRLAQSRARKAG